Part of the Macrobrachium nipponense isolate FS-2020 chromosome 19, ASM1510439v2, whole genome shotgun sequence genome, atatatatatatgtatatgattttgtACAAACTTAGAAAAGTATCTTGCCGCAATATACGGTGGTAGAAATAACCTAAACTGCCCAATTTTGTAACTTCTATAATTCATCAAATAGTGGATACAGATTAAATCTCTActgaaaatcacaataatacatttttaattcGAGTGATATCTTTGTCACTGAAAGGCACTGCCCATcttggttttttcattttttttattcgtcaagTGCACAGCAGAACATGGATATGTCTGACACAGCCGCATCATCTTCCACAAGGTTGACTTTGTTGTAACGTATCTGAAATCGCAATATATCAATGATGTAATATAGTTTCATTTAGAGTTTTCATAGTTGTGTAATTGTTGAATTAAGCAATGCATTAGGTATCCgagaaattatataattaatatatatatatatatatctatataaactcaTCGAAAGGCCTGATAAAGGCATGCAAACTGTTTCACTTCAACGACACTTACTTCGATTCCGCAAATCGCTGATTTATATTACATTTGGCCCATAAGCTCCATGTCCCGTCATGGATctgaaataatgtaaaaatgaataTTCGTTAActttatctgtatatgtatataatatatatatatatatatatattataatgtatatataatatatatatatatatatatatataatatatatatatatatatatatatatatatatataagcgaataccacacaggataatgataggcaaaaatctactgtgatttttaagcacacacaaacacaatatatatatatatatatatatctacctataatatatatatatatatctatatatattatagatatatatatatatatacaggacaaATGTCATTAGACTTCGGAATTTTCATAAAACAGAAATGGCAAACTACTACGGATTGTTCAAAATGATGGAATAGAAAAGTTAACACCACTTAGTGCCACAggtattgcatatatatacatttatatatatatatatatagatatattaatatatatatatatatatataatatatatatatatatggcataactGCACTTTAGCTACATGCTGCATAAGAAATGGTTCACAAACTAGGCAATTTCATCCCTTGATATAGCTTACAACTTCACCCATTGTTAACACAAGGCTTTGACCATGCTTATGACATCACTTACGGTGATGTTTGTACTCTAGGCCTACATACGTGCGTGTCTGGTGGAACCGTGGAAATATGAATACACATACGTTGGTATtaagtacatgcatatataactaatatttccatgacataaatatgtatgaatatgcaCTTTCACATACATTGGCGCTTTCATCCATCGCCAACACCGTGCTTTCTCCGTAGTTGCATTCCATCTCTATGTTTTGTACAGCCACGTCGTCTCCCAAGATGCCTTGGGCTGGTAGAACTTTTGCTCTTAAGCCTGTCATGAGACCACTTTCACAGGTCCTCATACCTTCCGGGAGAGAAGATTTAGATTTAAAAGTTTACTGAAATCTGTAGGCATGTTATCCACCTCACTGCTGGCATACGGCCTGGCATAAGGCCGACttaatttaatgtttaatgataataaactGTTGGTCCAGTGTAGTACTACACTATTGCCACAGCGGACCTCAGAGATCTGTGGTAagattcttaatatttttttaaagcgaGTTTAACAAGAAATTGATTTATCAATACATACATTTTAATAAACCATCAGTTTGGTTCATAAATTATCAATCTTTCCTAACACCATTAGTCCACAAAGTTATAAGAAAAAACCATACTACTTATCATCAAGAGGTTATACATTCCAGTTTGCTATTACTCTTTGTTAACTGTTTCGAATCAAAGGATTTGAGGGATACTCATTCGCTCACCTTTCCAGTCACCATTCGTCCCTATGGTCGACGTCACGTACCCTGTGTGATGGCCGTCTAAGTTGCTGCAGTAAAGTTTCACAGCATTCAGTGCCGTTTCGTCCGTGTCGAGGAAGCTGTAGTCTTCGAACTGAACGAAATGATGGCAGAAAGAACGATGTATTATGAGGAGTATCCAATCTTTGAAAACTATCTGTGGTGCGTTTATGTAGAGGTTTATATGGATGAGGGATCATGATGTCACATGACCAGtggtagatttttcataccatTTTATTCACTGGATGCTTGACTCACAAATTAATGGAAATTTAGGTGTTTGCcgcatacattttattttattacaaatagcTAATGATAGTAACATGGATTTTCAGAAGGTATTATACGTATATCTTTTATAAATGAATCGCGAGTGACGTATTATAACTTCAACTGTTGATAATTATGTTAATGTCAAAATTTGATGATGAAATGCCGATAATTTGCTcagaaagtgaagaatttttttttttcaaaatgaaaatgccaCTGGCACTTCTAATACAGAACCTTGAATATAGCATCCGttttctacaacaacaacaacaacaacaacaacaacaataataataataataataataataataataaaataataataataataataataataataataataataataataccttgatTTCAATATCCTGCACGAAAGATCCCTCTTTGCAATACTCCACGCTCCCCCACTTGCCCCAGTCCAGTCCATTACTTAACATCAGGGACTTCGTCACCCGACGTCCCGGGGCCTCGCCTGAAATAAAACAACGCAACGAGAAATATATATCAGTCGAATCGTTAGTTTCTCACAGCAGATTTAGTTCTCTATAATCCTCACTTTATAGAATTTGAAAATTTTCCGACCTCTATTTTATCCACTAACCAAAAACGCCTCCACCGCCACCGGCCCTTGCAGTAACCAAATTTCTTTCAGACAACTATGCTCGTCTCTGCTTTTCATCTTTGAAAGAATTATGATTCGTTTGACGTTACCATTCAAGTTGGAGTGATTTAAACAACAAATTCTGAGGGAGAAATATAGTtacatggaatggaatatagagtttaggtcaaaggccaaagaCTGGGACCttcttatgaagtcattcagcgctggaagggcagttcagagtaggtaggtttgaaagatgtaacaggaggtacatctcgcagttgcgctatgaaataactgttaggagaggctAGGTAGCAAAGTGGGAGAAACATATGAATGCAGgcacagtaaaaataatgaagggagttgcagctaggggctgaagggacgctgcaaaaaacttCTAGTTACGCCTACAGTGTACCCCGTGAAGCGCACTGTCGGCACTACTCCTCTACGGGGAGATATAATTACATTGTCCATTAATTTATTCTCTCCGATTTCAAGAATTTCGTTTTGAAGTATACAGTTCTCATTTCAGTTAGTACTACTTGGTTAACTTTTCATGGTCTAGCTTTCACCTTTCACATTCCAGTCATCTTCAATAAAGCTCCTTCATCCCATAACTTAAGGAAAGACTCATTTTCTATGTtggcttgtatggtgttttttttacgttgcttggaaccagagcaacgggaccaacggctttacgtgacttctgaaccacgccgagagtgaacttctctcaccaaaaatacatttctctaactcctcaatggaatgcccgagaatcaaactcgcggccatcgtcattttctattcaaactttgtattaatttttcccaGTGTCCTACAAGTCTGCATTTTAAAAGCTTTTAGACATGTAATGTGCACGAAACTTGATATCTGGGTTCTGGATTACATCGAAACTTTATATCCTTGTTATCCATCATGAATAAGTATCCTTGAAACTTGACTTCCCAGTTCCCAGTTCTAAATGCCATAAAATTGTTATCCAGTCTTCGGATACCCTAATACTTGTCATCCTGGTTCCAGCTAAAacagaaactatatatattatatatatatatatatatctatatatatatatatatatatatatatatatatatccaagtacAAGTATCTCTCGTTGCATATCCAGGACTCGGGACTTTTGATCCGTCGAAAGAGATCCAGGAAAACTAAGATAGTGATGTctttgaaaatgactattttagAATAATAATTAGTACTACACTTCTCACTACAAATGCTTAATCTTTTCCCTCTGATTGTATTTTTACCTTGTTAGTTCTATTGAAGTTTTGTGCTTGGCTCAtttgtatattgaaaaaaaaaacacttctagaTCAGTCTTTAGAGTAAAAGGCAATTCTTATTAGGTAGAAAGTTCTACCgccaagaagaagaatgagaaaataGGAAAGCTATCCCTAAGATttgtatataaacattaaaaaacttatttatcCTCGGACAACAAGGTAAAAATCCTGGGAACAGcaaacaaaatgtgaaaaaaagcgTTAGCTCAAACAAGAAAACTAAGACGAGATATGATGGCGCAGTACTACTATAATAGGATTATCCCCACTGTAATTTCTACCTCTAAACTCACCGTTTTCCAGCTCACTTCCGTAGACGAAGTGAATGCATACGAGAGCCAAGAACACTTTTGCAGACATCCTGAACCAGCGACCACACAACGACAAATGGCGACACGAATGCTCAGCTCATTCCCATACTGAATGCCAAGGTTACCTATGAGTGAGCGGTTTCTGTCACCCAATGTATGGGTGCGTGTTACCAGCTTCTTCGCAAAAGCTTCATTACTTCTGCATATCAGCCTTTTCTAAGATGAGCATCATGATTTTGTTTAGACCGTAGAATAGCATTTGTTTAGACTATAGAATTGCAATGTATACGTCTTAAATGGTTTATTTCAAGTTCTATAGAATTAGCTGATCATGCGCAGTAAAttggaaagggagggggggggggggttagtctAAATGGGAACctgttttgggggagggggtgtatTAACGTAGGCTGACGCTGTTCTCACGCCATTTATCCAAACTCGCCCAAAGCAAGTCGTTttgttttctcaaaaataaaGTGTTTCCATGCGGTTATTGAGGAGAAACCTCTTAACTAGATAAGGTGGCAATTACCGTGAGAAAAACTAAATGAAGGGTTCATATACCTTAAGCacaatatacctagaccgtgaccGTAAGAAGGGGTTGAacggatgtttttatttttttattttgcgaaaTGCTAAAGTATAATTTCATTCGTGATTGAATGCTGACTTATTCAGCTGACACTGGCTTCAAGAAGCAGTAGTACCTTTATTAGCGGTATCAATAAGCAAGATAAGAATGAATGATCTAGTTTGCATGGAAGGTTTATGCACAGTCCTGGTAGCCCTGCGATATGGAAAAACtcgacaagtaaaaaatgcgccgaagttgcTTCGGCACAAGCGAGTTTTCTGTATATCTCGTATAaccaaggccactgaaaataaatGTGCAATGATGTATGAGCCAAGGCCCATatcgttgctagacgcacgattatggctaactttattaaactaaataaaatataaactactgaggctacaggcctgcaatttgctatgtttgatgattagaaagtgtatgaccaacataccaatttgcagccttctagcctcagtagtttttaagacctgagggcggacagaaaaaaagtgcagacagacaaacaaagacGGCACAAGAGTTTACTTTTCAGAAACTAAAAATGCGCAAAAGTATCTGTGActcgatcgagttttctgtacattatGTTATATCTagctctcagccacggctcacaaactctcagccgcggcccatgaaactttcaaccacagcCCATTGGTGGCCTCTGTTGTTTATAACGtcgccagacgcatgatcatggctaactttaaccttgaattaaaCAAAAACCACTGAAGCTACAgaactgcaatttgttatgtttgatgattggagggtggatgatcaacgtaccaatttgcagacctctagcctcggtagtttttaaatcTAAAGGGGGTGACAGAAAAAGGGCAGAtgggcagacaaatagccatctcaatagtttcttttccaaaaaactaataaaaaccgGTTCAATAGTGTATATTTTTAATTCCcattagcag contains:
- the LOC135215137 gene encoding vitelline membrane outer layer protein 1-like isoform X2 → MLSNGLDWGKWGSVEYCKEGSFVQDIEIKFEDYSFLDTDETALNAVKLYCSNLDGHHTGYVTSTIGTNGDWKGMRTCESGLMTGLRAKVLPAQGILGDDVAVQNIEMECNYGESTVLAMDESANIHDGTWSLWAKCNINQRFAESKYVTTKSTLWKMMRLCQTYPCSAVHLTNKKNEKTKMGSAFQ
- the LOC135215137 gene encoding vitelline membrane outer layer protein 1-like isoform X1, which gives rise to MSAKVFLALVCIHFVYGSELENGEAPGRRVTKSLMLSNGLDWGKWGSVEYCKEGSFVQDIEIKFEDYSFLDTDETALNAVKLYCSNLDGHHTGYVTSTIGTNGDWKGMRTCESGLMTGLRAKVLPAQGILGDDVAVQNIEMECNYGESTVLAMDESANIHDGTWSLWAKCNINQRFAESKYVTTKSTLWKMMRLCQTYPCSAVHLTNKKNEKTKMGSAFQ